Genomic window (Takifugu rubripes chromosome 1, fTakRub1.2, whole genome shotgun sequence):
CTAGACTTATTCCccagagaaaaaaacagcaggaagtgcagcagggagtgaagaggaaggCGAACGAAGACCTGGGTGTCTCCATTAACAGAGGTACAGTATTCAGGAAAACTTCACCTTATTTATCAACTTACCATTTTTCATTTATCAATGAAATCATAACCGTTTATGACATAGGTAAAATGGGCTTTTCTAAACACTAAATGTCAACTTTTACAACTTATTGGTAATGCAATCCCTGATGATAATCTAGAGAGAAGATATTCTTTTCCATTGGCATTGACATAAAATCATATTGAACGTGTAATGGGACACACTGGCTAATGTTGTGGAATGCTTTCATCTTCTGGTGAAacctgatgtgtttttattaggTTCATTCCTCAAGGCTGACCTGAAACCTTTCCTCAACAGCATTAGAGCGTCTACACGGGTACGTCAATACAGCAGCCTTGTGAAGTGTTTGAGCACGCCAGCGAATTATTAAATTATACCGTCTCACAGAGAATAATCCAGGCCGACCACGGACCAGCGTTCTGGAAAAATGTCAGCAAGGCAGAGACATTCACTGATCTGGCAACCCAACTCCAGGATAGGATTGCAGGATGCACAGCCCACAAGAGTAAAAGGGAAAAGCACATCTTAAACTTTCTGCTTTTAAAGTGCCGAAGGATGAAATGCTTAGAGGCAGAAGGTCACAAGTAAGACCAACAGGGTTAGATCCTGTTCCTTCTTGTTGTGCTTTGTTAAAGCAAAATAATTCATAATGACGCATGTTTGTGTGGTTCTTCCTTCTCTGCAGTGTCCAGGAGAAGCTACGAACCTTCAGACAGAAAGTTCGCTGGGTTTTATCACCTCAGAGGCGAGGCCCGAAAAGCCCCCTCTCCCCTGTTCTGACCCGTTGGAATAATCGCTCAACAAATCTGCATTCAGTCAGGAGCCAAAATAAGTCTTTGGCACTCCGAGCCCGTGACAAGGCgaaaaaggggaaaagacaaaagaagaggaGTCGGTCATCTTTGTCTGGGCGCTTGAGGGAcaaacagcagaacaaaagTCGATGTGAGGGGACTTCTGAGACCAGCAACCAAAACATCCATAATGACATAGATGACATATTTGCCTCTATAGGTTTGTGATGCACTGTCTGACAATCAAAAAACGAAAATTTCAGACTGACAAACTGAAAGTGAATGGTGAGATCATCAAtgtgagaaaaacacaagaCAACTGAactttttaaaccatatatacTGTTTTTAAACTATGGTTTTAATAAATGCACATCTTCATGgtgttttaatttttataaTGTATTGATCCATGATTAATTAGTTTTGTTGAGTCATGAAATACTGATTTCGTGTTATCCCATTTTCCGGCCTTACTCGCGCCATCCTGTGGGGTCGAATGAAATTGCATCCCgatatttctttttctatttaaaaaaaaaaaaaaagacgtcaGTTCAGAAAGAGTTGCACCAGCCTGCTGTATACTGAGATCTGTGGAATACTGGCTCTATGTTGATGTTTCATCTTTCCAAGCATATGCTTTAATTTGCCAGTATCATGcatacattttaaaatcctAATGGGGTGGAGGCCAGTTGGCCAAATAGATAATTACCTACTTGAGTAGTTGCCCCATGTTAATAATTTTATTCACACCAGTTTGTTGAGATCTTCGTTTCTGCAACCATGGAGAAAAGCAATCTGCATCCTGCACAGTTGTTGGCTGTAAGTGATAGTAGCAGGCTGTTTTGGCAGCGTCAACAGTCATTTTAAGGCTATTCCTCAGCAAACATCATTTGAGAGTAACATCATTTAAGGAATACACTTTTCTTTTGAAGAAGGGTGTATGAGACACTGTATCTGACTTCAGCCGATGCCTCTGTTACCACAGGTAATGGGACACcttttttgtctatttttttaattctgGAATTATGCATACCTTTGTTGGAGTGAATGGTTCTCTAGGGCTTTGGTGAATGCATCAATTATGACCTGTGCCTGGAGGCTACAATGTGACCTAAAACACAGAATAGGGAACATGAAAGCGTCCACCTTCAGCTTTATTTCTCCGTCACCTTAATGGCACCAGAAGTATTATACACAGCTCAGATCTCACTATCACACGGGGTTTCTGAA
Coding sequences:
- the rmp64 gene encoding nucleolus and neural progenitor protein, which codes for MAGEPWNRVHIPFPSAVSTVRIPFTSTTEARVKAVLAEKDKVLKLIGSELLQTEIRVMYELLYILNNSYRGNKTFKGVKQVEQCINRLKMMKLEAALQDLTELCPDRIQRRAGEWDAPSQPFLEWLCLKVLGGGQLMSCSLSRCSRAFMLSKQQMKLEEFVILNVVITSMVSRLWVICRGILASLSSLYQHLLQLLGEVAEAHPMSFLKEFSFPVDMSQFLPPSDAFLQARLIPQRKKQQEVQQGVKRKANEDLGVSINRGSFLKADLKPFLNSIRASTRRIIQADHGPAFWKNVSKAETFTDLATQLQDRIAGCTAHKSKREKHILNFLLLKCRRMKCLEAEGHNVQEKLRTFRQKVRWVLSPQRRGPKSPLSPVLTRWNNRSTNLHSVRSQNKSLALRARDKAKKGKRQKKRSRSSLSGRLRDKQQNKSRCEGTSETSNQNIHNDIDDIFASIGL